Genomic segment of Halictus rubicundus isolate RS-2024b chromosome 16, iyHalRubi1_principal, whole genome shotgun sequence:
TCCCTtctgagtgcgcacctcgactgactgaCCGAGCGCGGTCGCCGATCggttgcgcggtgcgcggtgcgcaactctcccaccccaattaatttcggtagatctcgatcgccgtgatagtgattattgataaatttgttatttctggctgtttaatgtttataactaTTCCTTTTTGTAATGAGAccaacaagcactcccttgaccaccttgccatctaattatttagtaaaaataaattatagaactcgagatagagaataacttttaagccatgaatattcgcacgcattaatttatcgaacacaattaactggtaaattgattatttccagCTGGTCAATGTTTATGACAATTCTTTTTGCCAACTacgtcgataagcactcccttgaccatgttgttatctaattatttagtaaaaataaattataatactcgagatacagaataacttttgaaccatgcaTATTCCCACGCATTAAATTATCGAACACAATAGACTGataaatttcttatttctgGCTGTGTAATGTTTACAACTTCTTTTTCCAAAGGCTCTGACAAGCACTCCTTTGACCATATTGCCACCTAATTTCTTAGGAAAGGTAAGTAATGAAATTcaagatacagaataacttttaaataaacattctcgtctgtgatattagttccacaatattagttccgaccgatacggtagggcGTAACCCAGAAATGGTAAGGGGACTCTAGAGCCCCGTGGATGTGAGACAAAAAATACATTGTCTGTGCTCATATGGTAATTGGTATACTCCtttacctcgtctgtggtggcAGTATCCCGTCGGTAACGCGAGAAAACCATTGATTTTAAGCAATGTTGATACTTCAGATCGTACGTCAGGTTTAGGCAGTTCGCCTGCAGATGGATTCGaccatttttgaaaaaattcatggttAGCCatatcaccgacgagatatatctcgtcggtggccaTATCCGTAACTATAGAATTCTTCTCTGCTATGGGAATCTGTACTGTAGAATAGATGCGGGAAATCACCTTTAAACTAAGAAAGACGCAAATTGTTGGAAAAGGAGCACAACTGTTGGAAAAATTATGAGTTCGGATGCAACAGATGGTTCACGCGCATGTAAGTGCACCGGtttcataaatttttacttGTCGAGGTCGCAAAAGTATAATAGTTACACAAGTTTATTATCATTTTGCACGAATAGCAAACATGCAACCATAAATTCGCGCGAACAATTGCCGCTCAACGTTCGCTGCAATAGAACAATTGTTTAATTTATGTTCAGCAGTGGATCTCCTTTCCCATTTTCATTTTGCTAAATATAATCCATCAAAATCGATCATTTGAATTCATGGAAATCGCATAGATATATTACGTATATGAGATAGTATTACTAAATGGATGGTTAAAGGACATCATAGAGGTTGTCGTATTTATTGCGTTTGCAGTAAAGCTATCGACGAGCTTATATTGATTGATTgattacatttttttacatttatttggTTTGAGTAAGATTTCGAAAATTGCCGTCAATAATGGATATTGGTCTTCCGAAGAGAAGATCATTGTAACGCAGCTGACGTATTTGAAACGCGAGGCGCATATAACGTAACTAATCCGTAGGCAAGCTAATCAATACTTCATATAGTAGCATAAGTTCTAGTTCTCCTGCATATTTCGCGAACATCGTGCGTCCTAGTTTTTGAAATAAGTTCCACGATTTCGTTAACAATAGCATTTCATTGCAAACGCAtgatttctgaaaatattatttttatgttgaggCTACTGTAAAAACGAGCAGTATAGATTAGTTTGAAGAACTTCCTTACAGACATAATCGTATTTGCCGGACGTATTCCGTCGGTTCGCCGTCAGATGGCTATCCATGTTCCCTGTTGCATACGTCAGTGATGGTCAGTGAACATACGCGTGGCGTTGGGAGAAGTTAGTGACTGTGTAATGACTCATATAACTGCGTTTGGCCGCTAATTTCTCAAGACGATGCTGCAAAAAAGAGACTCGAACGAATAACTAAGGGTATTCCGAATGAAATTTAACGAAGACAAGATCGTCTAATGCCTGTGGCGTCCAAAGATGATGTCTCTACAGCATGACATTGCCTGTTGCAtttctgttttatttatttgcaatCTTGTCGATGCCGAGTACCAAAACTATCTAAACTACCAGGTACACAATCATTTTATGGCTATAGAATTTCTGTGTTCACTGTAACTTAGAGCAAAAATCATATATAGCAATTGATTGATCATTCTCCTCACAGCAAAGCGGATTGCATTTAGCTGACAGACGGTTTGGTTTCAACGAATACTCTGAGAATGAGTACACTGATACAAGTGACAGAGATAAGGGATCGTTGACATTGCAAACAGATTTATTATCCAAGAAGGGGCATGTCTCTGAAAGTGGTATAGATTCTGTTGCAGACTCCTCGAATACGTTAGATAAAAGTAAATATAATATTGGGTTTTGCATAATGGTATGCACATATCACATATTGCTGTAGGAGGCTAAAAGTTTggaacatatatatgtatacatgttcCGCAACTCTGTTACAAAGTGATGTCTATTGATGATACAAGACAATACCTTTTACAGCTTACAGAATTAACTGTTTCGTTCAAAGAACATATATTATGaaaattctatatttttataagGTCATACCTTTCGTAGTCATATTTTCAAGGATTACGTGCTTAGCATAAtccatttaaatttaaaaaatgtgactgaaaaaaaattatttgcataaTAATATGTTCCTTGAAACCAAACAATTTCTCCCTTGAGCATTTACTAATATTATTAACCAGAGCCATTAAGGTACTGTGTATATGAATATATTCGAATTTTCTTAATCTACAGATATAGTATGGGATTCCAATTGGTCAAACAATTTAAAGTTTGGACAAATATCCGCAGTATCAATAGACCCAAGTGGCAACATAGGGGTGTTTCATAGAGGTTCACGTATCTGGGGCACCAATAcatttgataataataataagtacaTTCCGAATGATGGTCCAATTCCAGTAAATACTATACTTCTTCTGGATAAGTCTGGAAAAAAATTACTAGAATGGGGTAGAGATATGTTTTATTTGCCGCACGGATTAACAATCGATTCGTACGGAAACTATTGGGTTACTGATGTCGCTTTACATCAGGTATTTAAATTTGATGCCGAAGACATATCGGTGATGAAGAAGGTGGAAAAGTTGAGGAAAAGACAGTACACCTCTGAAAGAAACTTCCGTAATACTCGTAATGCCAACAACATGTTGCAAAATTATGACCCCAAACCGTCATTGATTCTTGGAGAAGTGTTTCATCCTGGTGACGATGACAAACATTTCTGCAAACCAACAGCAGTTGCTGTGGAGAGTAATGGTGACTTTTTTGTCAGCGATGGTTACTGCAACTCTAGAATTATTAAGTTCAATTCAAAAGGGGAGAAAATTCTGCAGTGGGGGCGACCTTGGGGAGAATCAGGTATTTTGTTACTTACAGCATGCAGGGCTGATCAGTAAGAACTATTATTTAACACAATACTATAACAAAATGCATTCACTTTGGATAAATTCAAGGTCTTGCTATTtgtgaaaatatataaaaaaaattgaattgcaTATGCCCAGTGAGACCAGTAGGAAATATTTTAGATGATAGTTCTTATCAACTTATCCTGTTTAATTAGAAGATAATATTGTTTATGACAATACATGAAAGAAATGTCTTAATTTGTAGAGAGTATGTATAGGCAAGCTCCTACGCCGAATGCATTCTATGTGCCACATGCGTTGGCTCTTGCCAGCGAGCATAATTTAATATTTGTTGCTGACAGAGAAAACGGTAGAGTGTTATCGTTCTCTGCAAACAATGGGACGTTCCAGAAAGAATATAGTCATCCTATAATCGGTACAAAGATATACAGCGTAGCGTATGCTAAAGAGAAACTTTATTTGATCAACGGTCCTGCTCCAAATTACGAAGTACATGTAAAAGGATTTGTCGTTGATATGCATACTGGAGAATTGCTGTCTCAGTTTGGCCCGAGTCACGACATGGATAGGCCGCATGACATAGCCGTTACCGATGATGGGTCTGAGATATATGTAGTGGAATTGAATAATCAAACAATGTATAGGTTTCAAGGTAAATATGCTTACCTATTGCAATATTTGTCAATGGTACAAGGACCATTCATAGACTCGTGGAACTCGATCGAATTTAAGTTTCGGAGTTGGAAATTATGAGTACGCTTCTTCCCCAGATATAAATGCATCCGTGCAAACTGGAAAGTCAGTGATAACGACGAAACCTCGTCACGAACCGGCACCTTTAACGGACAGTAACACTAACAATCCTTCCATTGGAGGTACTACAACAGCAACATTAGTCTTATCCCTTGTTACAGCAGCAGTCATTTTTATTGCCCTCTGTGTAGCAATTGCTGCAGTTGTAGCAAGATGTCAGAAAAGAGGTAGATTGTTTCAGTATGATGAATCTGCTGTCGAATTCTCAAAACTAGTCGAATAAGAGTATTGATTTGACTAATTTTGGGTTGTTAAGTAATAGTTGTGCACGCATGTCGATTAGTTTAGTCGGAAACCAAGCGTTTTTTCGTTAGTGACCTCGGACAGTAGTAAATTTTCTTGGTCTATCGTGTGCTATTTAGCAAAGCATAATTTTCCTCTCTCGATGGCTGCTAAGAGACAGATGAACGAGCGACGTTCACAGGCCGTTTTGAATAGCCTCCACTGAAACTGAAACACTGAAACTGTCGAGCTTTACGCTGTAAAATAATTGATAGGCTTTCGTACTGGCTTTGCACGTGTCTCATGCACTCCCAATGCTATTTTTATCGTTTTAGTaggtaattatttattttacaaccGAGCGATTTTTAAGAATGTTTATACAAAGACTATTCTTAGAACAGTGCCAGTACAAGAGGATTTTGATccttatttttattgcatttatGATTTCTCGATACACTGATATTAATAGAAAACTTGGTACCTCGAGTTTCTGACGAAGGGATCTTGTTACGAGTACATATCATAAGTCGACAATCTATTTATTTCGCTTAACGTCCATTCAGAAAAGTAGAATAGTTGGTAATCTATATGTACTTAATTGTTGTGTAAATATTCTTTAAAACACCCTGTGATCGCACAAGCGTAAACGTAtactttatttataatttcattaccaTACTTGTACATCAAACGATAGTAGTACATATCGCGGATCGCGTCTTCCTTGAGATTTTTTACACTATATCTCGCGAGTATTTGGTTCGCAGAACGTTGCATCTTTCTGTTCTACCTCGAGTATATGACCGTTTGTTTATTTTACATGTGCATCTCTTGTAAAAGCAAATATATACGTGTTCTCATTTCAACGATGTATACGGTTATTGTCCTGCGTATTATCCTGTTCACATAGCTATCAACCAGCCATGTAagtattcgattgtgaaagatacaTATACGTACAATACATTGCACGCTGCTTAGAACTCTACCAAGCCGATAGACTCGATCGCAAATTCAAAGCTAGTGTTGACGCAACTGCTACTTCGTGCGAGTGATACCGACACACATGAACTCCGTGTTCTGGTGTCGCAcgaattttctaattccgtTTGTTTTCGCAAACAGGATGTTTGTTGATTATGCGGAAAAGAATGCACTGGGAAGCGGAGAGGCGGGAAATCTTTAAACTGTCGAGCCTATTGGAGGGCAGAAGAGGCAAGGGTTTCAAGATATTCGAGAAGCGGCCGAATCCGCGAGACTTTAGTAAATTGAACACGGAACCGGAAACCTCAGAGGACGAACACCCGGAGAACAACCTCATGAGGGTGATTTAATGCGAGCGAACGGTCAActgttaaaaatttcaaacgtcACAAGTTCAGTTCACTTACCGTGTCACTTGCTCCCCGTCCCCAAATTTGGGACGAAACTATGCTGCACAACCATACGTTTCGAACGCGAGGTTCACCGGCGCAGGATATGCAAAAATTATGTGTGAAAGCAAACGAGAGATTATTAGTTCAAGGTGAAAGTTCTGCGACGTTTTGTTTAAGGGAACAGTTCGATTGCTACAAATCGTTGTTTGCACTTCTCATCCTCGCGGTAAGTAGAATGCAATAGTAGAACGAAAATGTTTATAAACGCCCACCGATACAACGGTCTTCACACATAATTTCGATGTACCCTGTGCGTTGACACGTCGCAAATTGTTGCCTTCTAACGCTTAAGCGTCGCTTGTTCAGTTAAGTATACGTGATCACTTCAATTAGATCGAGTCAATCTACTTGTACAACTTTATAATGATTGAATGAAAAGCACTGACGTTGCCGGTTCCGTTAAGAATCCGATCATTGTGACACTGGTTCGTACAACTTGATTCACTCCgattttacataaaatattcCTATCGTACCTTTAAAGTATTTCAATCTGAAGAAGTATTAACATGTTTTTCTCGCTGTTGTGAGGCGagacatgtatatatatatacatacatacatatatgtgtattttaaaataatattcgagGTCGAGACGCATTTGCGAATAGTATTTTTGAGAAACTGCCACTATTTTCGTGTTGTTGTAGTTTTTCCGACGATCGCGACACGGTTTTagtgaaaagaatattttattcttggctGGATTCGAGTACTAGGAATTTGAATGTTTTTGGAACTGCGAGAGATTATATTCATTCCAACGACGAGCCACAAGGTAATCGCCATCTCATTTGTTGTACTAGCTAAGACTGTAAGATCAATGTAACGATTGTACGTTATAAACTTACGAGATGTAACTCCAAAGATAATATTTCTCTCGAAATACTATAACTTACCTGATAATAATGGCCTTGCAAAACGATATTTGGAAAGTGACCAAACATGTGCTATACATACATATTACCCGTCAATATCTGACTACAAATTCTATTATTCGATTGTATATCGTAAAACTATAACATATCCCTTTAAAGATACAAGAAGAAAACCTATTGAGTCTACGTTTGAACCCGAAACAAAACAATGTAACTAtctgttgtacagggtgtccaaaaaatgatgtacttccttgaaaggtgcgattcctaaggtcattcaaaaaagttatttcaaatgacctcgggaatctcacttttcaaggaagtgcaacactTTTGGGAACAGCCTGTATTATTGTATACTCGTTACTGTTCTAAGCTTTAAGGACTGGTATACTTCGACTGTGTTCCACAAAGACAGTATTTTAAATAGTACCTGAAGAGAAACTTCCAAGTTCACCTTGTTTCAGTTCCTCCATTAAGTTTCGTCCATTGATTCTGCATTTCGACGGCGTAATCTAGTCCGTAAATGAAAGTACTTAAGTTAGTCGTTCGAATACGTTTTTCCTGTATATTGCTATTGAACATGATACGTGTACCCGCGAAACATGGAAAATGTatatattcaaaataaaaactgtgtgTTTGTACAGCAGCGTCGTCGGCGTTCAGTCGAGTCGAGCAACGGTCGGCGGAGACGTTTGGCTTTTTGATAATGATTTATTTTACACACTTAGTTGTCCTCTATACACAACTATACAACGatacaaattaaaattcttCTATTTATCACTAATTAAGGTCGTCGACGATAATGATCTGTGTTAGAGATGCGATAAAAGTCAGTCCATTCTTCCGCGACACATTCTGCCAAGTACATTCACCAGATATCGAAAACGCACGGGCCTAAACAGAACGTACGCGCAGAAAAAAACGCGTTCCGGTCGTGTACGAAAAATTCGCGCGACTATTAACTCGTTAGCCAATAATCGCGACAATACGACAGAGGTTCGGCCATGAGAGTTGGATTCCATCCACGCACGCAgatgataaataaatattattatcctTCGCGCATTCAACCGGAAATATGGCGCATTTTTCGAGTGACACCTTATCGTTGCTCGCAGTGGCCAATCTTATGTTAAACATTCTGACGCGACATCGCTTATAAATAATGCAAATAGCTTGGCGAAACTAAACCGACAGCGGTACGCGCGGAGGAGCCGTGATTATATGTGCTGTCTTATGCGTTAGTGCCTCTACTGTTTCCATATTACTATAATGTAAAAAGGCCGTGTTACTGATCGAATCAAAATTGAAACTGCAGTGCAAAACTAGAAGGTTTTTAACAGACACAGAAATGAATCTCCCAAGAACCGAATTTACGACTTGGATCGAATTGTTTCTGTTTCGTGTAGTACACaaaaagattaatttttaaatgcaGATATTCTGACAAATTGGATCATTTTCTCGTTCTTTTTAGATTAAGAATTACACGTTTCTTCGGTTTTTTTGAACTCGTTGACCGTAAttcaaattgaaaagttaaaatttacCACTTTTAGATTCTCCAAATCGTAATGAAACTCGGTTTGCGCGACTATGTTAGGGCAAAAATGAGTGTTCGGTCAACTTAATTAAATATCGCCGAGCTCCTCCTCGCCTACTTCGTTCGCAGCGACAGTAGAAATGTGTAGCCTGCTGGAAAGCATAGACCGCGAGAAAGAAACGGGCAGAGAGTACCGAAAAAAGACCGGTAAACGAGGAGAATGAAGTTCGAGTCAGTCCAAGTACAAATCGTTTCATCCCGAACATAATTCGCACCAGCAGGATGAAGTTCTGTGAAACCTATCGTCACCTGACACGGCGTCTACACCATACTTTCCGTTTGTACATTAAAAATCGTATACGTTTCGTAATAATACACTGACAACTGCATATCGTTAATCCCATAGTTTTATCACTAACTTTTACCTAAGACTATCGTAAATTCGTAACTAGAATAATCGATCGCCGCGGATCACTGCTACCGGTCACCGCTTATGGTTCCCTTGCAATATCGTACGCGCAGCTCGTCGCTGTTCACTCGCACAGAAAAACCGTGCACACATGTATCAGCGGGGCCCAAAATATCACAATGTCCAAGTATACTTCGCGTTagttcgttcgttcgtccgtAATTGGTGGAGGAATAGTCTCGCTTACGTTTATCAATTTCTTCGTTAATGTTAGACGTGTATCTCTATTTACAAAACTTACGCCTCGGTGTACAACAACGGAACAATCTATATTTATAGCGTTCtatacggggggggggggtacttGGGAATGCAATATACGGAGGTGCTAAATTGCGCTTCAATTACACAAAGTACGGGTTTCCTTGTTGCATGCGAGACTCGATGGCGCACGCACTGCTTTCCTCGAGGCAAGCGAAACTTCTTCGACGCTAGAATTACCAGCGATGTCAAAACTCCAATGATTGTATTGATACAGCAATCGaggttaaattaaattaatcagGATATGTAATCTTTTACCAACAAAAATTCAGGAAGAATGCTTCGCCAACATTTATACAACTTTAACGCCAATTCTTTGGAGGTGTCCTTCCCGCAATTTTCATTCTCGCGCTTCCGCCCCTCCTGCAAATCCTGTACTGTACATtagaaattaattgaaatttcttCAGGCGAATTTTTACCGAATCCAGTCACTTTGATCGCTCGGTATTTCTAGTGTCGATCTTTAACACCGGGTCAGTCTTGACCCATTGCACACGTTTCGcgatatgaaatattaaaataatatctaACGAAATATTATCTAACGACGTCCATGATACGCAGAAGAAAGGAAcgttttaaaaatcgttttCAAAATCGACCCACCTCGTTACACTGTAAACGTGGGTCGCAATTGACCCGGAATCGGTTGGACGAGGGTTCGTTACATTCCGCTTCGTTTCGCGAGAGTCGAGCCAGTCCGTGCTCGAAGTACAAAGCCGAACAAAGAAAGACTAGCTTCTTTTCCTTGCGAGAGACTGTGCCGAATCGGCGTTCGCAGATTTCGATAAAACTTCGATAAAAAGCGGTTCCTAAAAAATATTCGACCGAGCAGCAACCACGTTCAATGTGGAAACTTTTAGAGCAGTATATTTTAGGAGGGAATCCAACGAAGCAGATCTTGCTTTGCAATGTTCACCactgaaatataaataaataaataataattacattaGCTCTAATCGTCTCCGTTTGATGTTTCGCGTGTCAAGTATTTCCTGAAGAGCCGCTTCCCCGCGGAGCACCAGAACAGTTTGCGAACGTCATTTCGGCGTGTTCCCTCGTTAGCGGTTAAACTTATACAACTCGTCGTTTATAGTTATTAAAGCTTAATGTGATCGTTG
This window contains:
- the LOC143362069 gene encoding peptidyl-alpha-hydroxyglycine alpha-amidating lyase 1; translation: MMSLQHDIACCISVLFICNLVDAEYQNYLNYQQSGLHLADRRFGFNEYSENEYTDTSDRDKGSLTLQTDLLSKKGHVSESGIDSVADSSNTLDKNIVWDSNWSNNLKFGQISAVSIDPSGNIGVFHRGSRIWGTNTFDNNNKYIPNDGPIPVNTILLLDKSGKKLLEWGRDMFYLPHGLTIDSYGNYWVTDVALHQVFKFDAEDISVMKKVEKLRKRQYTSERNFRNTRNANNMLQNYDPKPSLILGEVFHPGDDDKHFCKPTAVAVESNGDFFVSDGYCNSRIIKFNSKGEKILQWGRPWGESESMYRQAPTPNAFYVPHALALASEHNLIFVADRENGRVLSFSANNGTFQKEYSHPIIGTKIYSVAYAKEKLYLINGPAPNYEVHVKGFVVDMHTGELLSQFGPSHDMDRPHDIAVTDDGSEIYVVELNNQTMYRFQDINASVQTGKSVITTKPRHEPAPLTDSNTNNPSIGGTTTATLVLSLVTAAVIFIALCVAIAAVVARCQKRGCLLIMRKRMHWEAERREIFKLSSLLEGRRGKGFKIFEKRPNPRDFSKLNTEPETSEDEHPENNLMRVI